A single genomic interval of Agromyces cerinus harbors:
- a CDS encoding Rv3235 family protein, translating into MTARDAIGARTAVNRSSTARLLGDDDEFFARQPARRTELPDPEPLLRSLTHCIIEALAGARDLEQLARWVDDDVYRNLSKRVVLAARARRAKGQAPQRPAFSVGRVHMYEPTDGVIEAVVMVHQRARSRAVAIRIEGFDQRWRASAIGVL; encoded by the coding sequence ATGACCGCACGCGACGCGATCGGCGCCCGAACCGCCGTGAATCGCAGCTCGACGGCGCGCCTGCTCGGTGACGACGACGAGTTCTTCGCCCGGCAACCCGCACGCCGCACCGAACTGCCCGACCCCGAGCCGCTCCTGCGCAGCCTCACCCATTGCATCATCGAGGCGCTCGCGGGTGCCCGAGATCTCGAGCAGCTCGCGAGGTGGGTCGACGACGACGTCTACCGCAACCTCTCGAAGCGGGTCGTGCTCGCGGCCCGTGCCCGACGCGCCAAGGGTCAGGCCCCGCAGCGGCCCGCATTCTCAGTCGGGCGGGTTCACATGTACGAGCCGACCGACGGCGTCATCGAGGCCGTCGTGATGGTGCACCAGCGGGCCCGCTCTCGAGCTGTCGCGATCCGCATCGAGGGCTTCGACCAACGCTGGCGCGCGAGCGCGATCGGCGTGCTCTGA
- a CDS encoding helix-turn-helix domain-containing protein yields MTSPGSGDEIGRFLTLADAAEILAVDVAAVDELIRSGELPAIRVGTAGPWRIERLQLEVWIELQYEETRKFSAWNQGEFSNIAELSGARTGRLRPVD; encoded by the coding sequence ATGACCTCTCCAGGTTCGGGCGACGAGATCGGCCGGTTCCTCACGCTCGCAGACGCGGCCGAGATCCTCGCCGTCGACGTCGCGGCGGTCGACGAGCTGATCCGATCCGGTGAGCTGCCCGCGATCCGCGTCGGCACCGCGGGGCCATGGCGCATCGAGCGGCTGCAGCTCGAGGTCTGGATCGAGCTCCAGTACGAGGAGACGCGAAAGTTCTCGGCCTGGAACCAGGGTGAGTTCTCGAACATCGCCGAGCTCTCGGGCGCCCGCACCGGGCGACTCCGGCCGGTCGACTGA
- a CDS encoding SAF domain-containing protein — MTTRRDRGERGAVRLDPRLIIGIVLIAGSTFGVWTLVSGLDDGVEVYVARDTLASGTRIQVDDLGTESVRLGASAQHYLVAGEFPEGGLVVARTIEAGEIVPDASVDATDRAGLATVVVPSRGPLPADVTSGTRVDVWTAAEMEGGGYEPPTVLVAGAEIAGVIESEGMVSSAGTSVEVLVPREKVAALLGALASGDAIDLVPARASGE, encoded by the coding sequence ATGACGACACGTCGCGACCGGGGCGAGCGGGGCGCGGTCCGGCTCGACCCGCGCCTGATCATCGGCATCGTCCTCATCGCCGGGTCGACATTCGGTGTCTGGACCCTCGTGTCGGGACTCGACGACGGCGTCGAGGTCTACGTCGCCCGTGACACGCTGGCCTCGGGCACGCGCATCCAGGTCGATGACCTCGGCACCGAGTCCGTGCGTCTCGGTGCGAGCGCACAGCACTATCTGGTGGCGGGGGAGTTCCCCGAGGGCGGGCTCGTCGTGGCACGAACGATCGAGGCCGGCGAGATCGTGCCCGACGCCTCCGTCGATGCGACCGACCGCGCCGGACTCGCGACCGTCGTCGTGCCGAGCAGGGGTCCGCTTCCCGCCGACGTCACCTCCGGAACGCGCGTCGACGTCTGGACCGCAGCCGAGATGGAGGGCGGCGGCTACGAACCGCCCACCGTGCTCGTGGCGGGCGCCGAGATCGCCGGCGTCATCGAGAGCGAGGGAATGGTCTCGTCAGCGGGCACCTCCGTCGAGGTGCTGGTTCCCCGCGAGAAGGTCGCGGCGCTGCTCGGGGCGCTCGCGTCCGGCGACGCGATCGACCTCGTGCCCGCACGCGCGTCGGGAGAATGA
- a CDS encoding AAA family ATPase: MARLALALDDTTEDRIIADIVEHGHAIVARLAGWRDLLESLDVLGPDVALVGAARGTLSAELLAGCDERGIRLIALAATDAERAHASQLGLHEVVDHEAPWTDIEPLVSGGVPVPSRVGELPVKQERAASVIAVWGPGGAPGRSTVAVNLAAEIAAAGHTVALVDGDPYGGAIAPVLGLLDEAPGFASACRLAGADALDRVELERIAQRYSAPRAAFNVFTGLVGPSRWPELARDRVTAAIEAMRAWVEYVVVDTGFSLEHDEELTSDQFAPRRNAATFAALAAADRVVAVGLADPVGLSRLLRGHVELVDLVDPDRVDVVVNRVRTSALGIDAHAQVRQTLRRFGGLSEATLLPHDSKATDAAILTARTLRDAAPRSPLRMAIRDYAFEALLPTPEPSRRRGFAIPTLRRAATG, from the coding sequence ATGGCACGCCTCGCGCTCGCGCTCGACGACACCACCGAGGATCGCATCATCGCCGACATCGTCGAGCACGGTCACGCGATCGTCGCCAGACTGGCGGGCTGGCGCGACCTGCTCGAAAGCCTCGACGTGCTCGGCCCCGACGTCGCGCTCGTCGGCGCCGCCCGCGGCACGCTGAGCGCCGAGCTGCTGGCAGGGTGCGACGAGCGTGGCATCCGACTGATCGCGCTCGCCGCGACCGACGCCGAGCGCGCCCACGCCTCGCAACTCGGACTGCACGAGGTCGTCGACCACGAGGCGCCGTGGACCGACATCGAACCCCTTGTGAGCGGGGGAGTCCCGGTGCCGTCGCGCGTGGGGGAGCTGCCCGTGAAGCAGGAGCGCGCGGCATCCGTCATCGCCGTCTGGGGGCCGGGCGGCGCCCCCGGCCGCAGCACCGTCGCCGTGAACCTCGCCGCGGAGATCGCCGCCGCCGGCCATACCGTCGCGCTCGTCGACGGCGACCCGTACGGCGGCGCGATCGCGCCGGTGCTCGGCCTGCTCGACGAGGCACCCGGGTTCGCGTCGGCCTGCCGACTGGCCGGCGCAGATGCGCTCGACCGCGTCGAGCTCGAGCGCATCGCCCAGCGGTACTCCGCACCCCGTGCGGCGTTCAACGTGTTCACGGGCCTCGTCGGGCCGAGTCGGTGGCCCGAGCTCGCTCGTGACCGGGTGACGGCCGCGATCGAGGCGATGCGGGCTTGGGTCGAGTACGTGGTCGTCGACACGGGCTTCAGCCTCGAACATGACGAGGAGCTGACGAGCGATCAATTCGCGCCGCGCCGCAATGCAGCGACGTTCGCGGCGCTCGCGGCCGCCGATCGCGTCGTCGCGGTCGGTCTCGCCGACCCGGTCGGCCTGTCCCGGCTGCTCCGAGGGCACGTCGAGCTCGTCGACCTCGTGGATCCCGATCGGGTCGACGTCGTCGTGAACCGCGTTCGCACGAGCGCGCTCGGCATCGACGCCCACGCTCAGGTGCGCCAGACGCTGCGCCGGTTCGGCGGACTGAGTGAAGCGACCCTGCTGCCGCACGATTCCAAGGCGACCGATGCCGCGATCCTCACCGCTCGCACGCTGCGCGACGCCGCGCCCAGGTCCCCGCTGCGCATGGCGATCCGCGACTACGCATTCGAGGCGCTGCTCCCGACGCCCGAGCCGTCGCGTCGCCGCGGCTTCGCGATTCCGACGCTGCGGCGGGCTGCGACCGGCTGA
- a CDS encoding sensor histidine kinase yields MSTLSDLVLAQGRSSQADVDWLHMLVGDLQLLADLAFADIVLWVPSGDDAFVAVAHARPSSAATLFYRDFVGQEIKPQWRELVGQAYSTARIVDSSAPDWYEEMPTRVRAVPVMRRLTTTGTSVAPEPVAVITRHTNLGATRTPSRQELTFNECAEELFQMIASGDFPDLGAPTGPRRGAPRASDGLIRLDVDGITTFASPNALSAFNRMGFDDELEGESLAEVTTRLLAGKLVVDESLPLVVTGRAPWRTDVESRGVTVSLRAIPIRHRGERIGAIVLSRDVTELRHQEQELITKDATIREIHHRVKNNLQTVASLLRIQARRTHSDEAREALTQAMRRVGAIAVVHDTLSEGLSQNVDFDAVFDRTLLLVAEVAAAHNTTAHPKRSGSFGVLPSEYATPLALALTELVTNAVEHGLAGQEGDVEISADRSQTTLTVTVRDTGSGLPEGKVGEGLGTQIVRTLIQGELSGTIDWHTVVGRGTEVTIEVPLRWIAPA; encoded by the coding sequence GTGTCGACCCTCAGTGATCTCGTCCTCGCCCAGGGCCGCAGCAGTCAGGCCGATGTCGACTGGCTGCACATGCTCGTCGGCGACCTGCAGTTGCTCGCCGATCTCGCGTTCGCCGACATCGTGCTGTGGGTGCCCTCCGGTGACGACGCGTTCGTCGCCGTCGCCCATGCCCGGCCGTCGAGCGCCGCGACGCTCTTCTATCGCGACTTCGTCGGCCAGGAGATCAAGCCGCAGTGGCGCGAACTCGTGGGCCAGGCCTATTCGACCGCACGCATCGTGGATTCATCCGCCCCCGACTGGTACGAGGAGATGCCCACCCGCGTGCGCGCCGTGCCCGTCATGCGGCGTCTCACGACGACCGGCACGAGCGTCGCACCCGAACCGGTGGCCGTGATCACTCGGCACACCAACCTCGGTGCCACGCGCACGCCGAGCCGGCAGGAGCTCACGTTCAACGAGTGCGCCGAAGAGCTCTTCCAGATGATCGCGTCGGGCGACTTCCCCGATCTCGGCGCTCCGACCGGGCCGCGCCGCGGCGCCCCACGCGCCTCCGACGGCCTCATCCGCCTCGACGTCGACGGCATCACGACGTTCGCGAGCCCGAACGCCCTCTCCGCGTTCAACCGCATGGGCTTCGACGACGAGCTCGAGGGCGAGTCCCTCGCCGAGGTGACGACCCGGCTGCTCGCCGGCAAGCTCGTCGTCGACGAGTCGCTCCCGCTCGTCGTGACCGGCCGCGCCCCGTGGCGCACCGACGTCGAGTCGCGCGGTGTCACGGTCTCGCTCCGCGCGATCCCGATCCGGCACCGCGGTGAGCGCATCGGTGCGATCGTGCTGAGCCGCGACGTCACCGAGCTGCGCCACCAGGAGCAGGAGCTCATCACCAAGGACGCGACGATCCGCGAGATCCACCACCGGGTGAAGAACAACCTGCAGACCGTGGCGTCGCTGCTGCGCATCCAGGCGCGTCGCACGCACTCCGACGAGGCGCGGGAGGCGCTCACGCAGGCCATGCGCCGCGTCGGTGCGATCGCCGTCGTGCACGACACCCTCTCCGAAGGGCTGTCGCAGAACGTCGACTTCGATGCGGTGTTCGACCGCACACTGCTGCTGGTCGCCGAGGTCGCTGCAGCGCACAACACGACGGCCCACCCCAAGCGCTCGGGTTCGTTCGGCGTGCTGCCGAGCGAGTACGCGACGCCGCTCGCGCTCGCGCTGACCGAGCTCGTCACGAACGCCGTCGAGCACGGGCTCGCGGGCCAGGAGGGCGACGTCGAGATCTCGGCCGATCGCTCGCAGACGACGCTGACCGTGACCGTGCGCGACACCGGCTCCGGCCTGCCCGAGGGCAAGGTCGGCGAGGGGCTCGGCACGCAGATCGTGCGGACCCTCATCCAGGGCGAGCTGAGCGGCACGATCGACTGGCACACGGTCGTCGGCCGCGGCACCGAGGTCACGATCGAGGTGCCGCTGCGCTGGATCGCGCCGGCCTGA
- a CDS encoding RNA polymerase sigma-70 factor, with translation MAITGETQKALRPLMFSIAYRMLGSVADAEDVVQDAYLRLHEREIAGEEIRNPDAFAVTVTTRLAIDVLRSARRNREVYVGPWMPEPLPDDDADPAHRIERDETLSFAFLAVLERLGPVERAVFLLREVFAYDYRDIGEIVDRDEAACRQILHRAKARVAERRPRFDGVDERDSALADAFFAALEAGDVDGLIERLADDVVFYGDGGGRAPAIQHPMHGAVAVARFLAGLVRRGAQAGVRFELRSVNGSPALWVRGPDGALLSVLMVEFADGAAQVIANQLNPEKLAHLGPIGDLYALFGGRAGA, from the coding sequence ATGGCGATCACCGGTGAGACGCAGAAGGCCCTCCGACCCCTCATGTTCTCCATCGCCTATCGCATGCTCGGAAGCGTGGCCGACGCGGAGGACGTCGTGCAGGACGCCTACCTGCGCCTGCACGAACGGGAGATCGCCGGCGAGGAGATCCGAAATCCCGATGCCTTCGCCGTCACGGTCACGACGAGGCTCGCCATCGACGTGCTGCGCTCAGCGCGGCGCAACCGCGAGGTCTACGTCGGTCCCTGGATGCCGGAGCCGCTGCCCGACGACGACGCCGATCCCGCCCATCGCATCGAGCGCGACGAGACGCTCTCGTTCGCCTTCCTCGCCGTGCTCGAGCGACTCGGCCCCGTGGAGCGGGCGGTGTTCCTGTTGCGAGAGGTGTTCGCGTACGACTACCGCGACATCGGCGAGATCGTCGATCGCGACGAGGCGGCGTGCCGCCAGATCCTGCACCGGGCGAAGGCCCGCGTCGCCGAACGGCGGCCGCGATTCGACGGCGTCGACGAACGCGACTCAGCGCTCGCCGACGCGTTCTTCGCCGCGCTCGAGGCGGGCGACGTCGACGGTCTCATCGAACGTCTCGCCGACGACGTGGTGTTCTACGGTGACGGCGGCGGCCGGGCGCCCGCCATCCAGCACCCCATGCACGGCGCGGTCGCCGTGGCGCGATTCCTCGCCGGACTCGTTCGACGCGGAGCACAGGCCGGCGTGCGATTCGAGCTGCGTTCCGTGAACGGCAGCCCCGCGCTGTGGGTCCGCGGTCCCGACGGCGCGCTGCTGAGCGTGCTGATGGTGGAGTTCGCCGATGGCGCGGCACAAGTCATCGCGAACCAGTTGAACCCCGAGAAGCTCGCGCATCTCGGGCCGATCGGCGACCTCTACGCGCTCTTCGGCGGCCGCGCCGGGGCGTGA
- a CDS encoding NAD-dependent epimerase/dehydratase family protein translates to MRVFIAGATGAIGTKLVPLLLADGHEVFGTTTAQERVAAIDATGAHGLVMDGLDAASVRAAVLEARPDVIVHELTALGGGVSDLKHFDRTFATTNELRTRGTDHLLAAGAEVGGVRFIAQSYAGWPYERTGGAVKTEEDPLDPTPTAASTESLAAIRYVEEATAGAGGLALRYGALYGPGQALGRGGEMVTMLEAGKLPLVGGGTGITSFCHIDDAASATAAAVLRGDAGVYNIVDDEPATVSEWLPALAEAIGAKPPMHVPAWVAKPLIGEHGVSMMTKARGASNAKAKRELGWTPSWPSWREGFRAGLG, encoded by the coding sequence ATGCGTGTATTCATCGCCGGCGCCACGGGCGCCATCGGAACGAAGCTCGTGCCGCTGCTGCTGGCCGACGGTCACGAGGTGTTCGGCACGACGACCGCGCAGGAACGGGTGGCCGCAATCGATGCGACCGGGGCGCACGGTCTCGTGATGGACGGGCTCGACGCGGCATCCGTGCGCGCTGCCGTGCTGGAGGCTCGGCCCGACGTGATCGTGCACGAGCTGACCGCGCTCGGAGGAGGGGTCTCGGACCTCAAGCACTTCGATCGCACCTTCGCAACGACGAACGAACTGCGCACACGAGGCACCGATCACCTGTTGGCCGCGGGTGCCGAGGTGGGCGGCGTGCGCTTCATCGCGCAGAGCTACGCCGGCTGGCCGTACGAACGCACCGGCGGTGCGGTGAAGACCGAGGAGGACCCGCTCGACCCCACTCCGACGGCCGCCTCGACGGAGTCGCTCGCCGCGATCCGCTACGTCGAGGAGGCGACGGCCGGCGCCGGGGGACTCGCCCTGCGCTACGGGGCGCTGTACGGCCCCGGGCAGGCGCTCGGACGCGGCGGCGAGATGGTGACGATGCTCGAGGCCGGCAAGCTCCCGCTCGTGGGAGGGGGCACGGGGATCACCTCGTTCTGCCACATCGACGACGCGGCATCCGCGACCGCTGCCGCGGTGCTTCGGGGCGATGCCGGCGTCTACAACATCGTCGACGACGAACCGGCCACGGTCTCCGAATGGCTGCCGGCGCTCGCCGAGGCGATCGGCGCGAAGCCGCCGATGCACGTGCCGGCCTGGGTGGCGAAGCCGCTCATCGGCGAACACGGCGTCTCGATGATGACGAAGGCGCGAGGGGCGTCGAACGCGAAGGCGAAGCGCGAACTCGGGTGGACTCCGAGCTGGCCGAGCTGGCGGGAGGGGTTCCGCGCCGGGCTCGGCTGA
- a CDS encoding cation diffusion facilitator family transporter, translating into MAHDHDHAATANRTRLWIAIAIIGAFLVVQVIGAAFSGSLALLADAGHMASDLIGLVVALVAAFVAARPATDRQTYGYRRAEVFGALVNGVILVVVAVSVAISAVGRLMSGAEGEAHEVQGVPMLVVAAIGLVANVAAMLVLRGGAKDSINLRGAYLEVLGDLIGSALVIAAALVIVFTGWDAADPIASLLIAALIVPRALSLLRDVARVLFESAPADTDVAEIRAHILRTEGVVAVHDVHVWAITSGSHVFSAHVEVEPEVFASGRTGELLDELGGCLSEHFDVEHSTFQLEPAGRAEREQPQHP; encoded by the coding sequence ATGGCACACGATCACGATCACGCAGCAACCGCGAACCGCACCAGACTCTGGATCGCCATCGCGATCATCGGCGCCTTCCTCGTCGTGCAGGTGATCGGTGCCGCCTTCAGCGGTTCACTGGCACTGCTCGCCGACGCGGGGCACATGGCGAGCGACCTCATCGGTCTCGTCGTCGCCCTCGTCGCCGCCTTCGTCGCGGCTCGGCCCGCAACCGATCGCCAGACCTACGGGTATCGGCGCGCCGAGGTCTTCGGGGCGCTGGTGAACGGCGTGATCCTCGTCGTCGTCGCGGTCTCGGTCGCGATCAGTGCCGTCGGCCGACTCATGAGCGGAGCCGAAGGCGAGGCGCACGAGGTGCAGGGCGTGCCGATGCTCGTCGTGGCCGCCATCGGCCTCGTGGCGAACGTCGCGGCGATGCTCGTGCTGCGCGGCGGGGCGAAGGACTCGATCAACCTCCGCGGTGCGTACCTCGAGGTGCTCGGCGACCTGATCGGCTCTGCGCTGGTCATCGCGGCGGCACTCGTGATCGTCTTCACGGGCTGGGATGCCGCCGACCCGATCGCGTCGCTCCTGATCGCCGCGCTCATCGTGCCGCGGGCGCTCTCGCTGCTCCGCGACGTCGCCCGAGTGCTCTTCGAGTCGGCCCCGGCCGACACCGACGTCGCCGAGATCCGGGCGCACATCCTGCGCACCGAGGGCGTCGTGGCGGTGCACGATGTGCACGTGTGGGCGATCACGTCGGGCTCGCACGTGTTCAGTGCGCACGTCGAGGTCGAGCCCGAGGTGTTCGCCTCCGGGCGCACGGGCGAACTGCTCGACGAGCTCGGCGGATGCCTCAGCGAACACTTCGACGTCGAGCACTCGACGTTCCAGCTCGAGCCGGCCGGCCGGGCGGAACGGGAGCAGCCGCAGCATCCGTGA
- a CDS encoding DedA family protein, which yields MHTSLIPWLDPETIISGAGPWALVVVCAIVFAETGLLVGFLLPGDTLLVISGLLTHTSLVFGVDIWWVCLAIGIAAFIGGEVGYLIGHKFGPSVFERKESGLFSVKNVERTNAFFERFGALAIILARFVPIVRTFAPVAAGVGHMNYKKYTLYNLIGALIWGAGLTYFGYLIGYIPPIADFVKEYIDLILLAAVGGTAVITLWHYLRERSKAKKAERAGEDVITDETEAEQLVLDPEVFERGPEEK from the coding sequence ATCCACACCTCGCTCATCCCGTGGCTCGACCCCGAGACGATCATCTCGGGCGCCGGCCCCTGGGCGCTCGTCGTCGTCTGCGCGATCGTGTTCGCCGAGACCGGCCTGCTGGTCGGATTCCTGCTGCCCGGCGACACCCTGCTCGTGATCTCGGGCCTGCTCACCCACACCTCGCTCGTCTTCGGCGTCGACATCTGGTGGGTGTGCCTCGCCATCGGCATCGCGGCGTTCATCGGCGGTGAAGTGGGCTACCTCATCGGCCACAAGTTCGGGCCAAGCGTCTTCGAACGCAAGGAGTCCGGCCTCTTCAGCGTCAAGAACGTCGAACGCACGAACGCGTTCTTCGAGCGCTTCGGCGCCCTCGCGATCATCCTCGCCCGCTTCGTGCCGATCGTGCGCACCTTCGCCCCGGTCGCCGCCGGCGTCGGGCACATGAACTACAAGAAGTACACGCTGTACAACCTCATCGGCGCGCTCATCTGGGGTGCCGGCCTCACCTACTTCGGCTACCTCATCGGCTACATCCCGCCGATCGCCGACTTCGTCAAGGAGTACATCGACCTGATCCTGCTCGCCGCGGTCGGCGGCACTGCCGTCATCACGCTCTGGCACTACCTGCGCGAGCGGTCGAAGGCGAAGAAGGCCGAGCGGGCGGGCGAAGACGTCATCACCGACGAGACCGAGGCTGAGCAGCTCGTGCTCGACCCCGAGGTCTTCGAGCGCGGCCCCGAAGAGAAGTAG
- a CDS encoding biliverdin-producing heme oxygenase, translating to MTIAPTAPARTDAEPLDVAALVRAASADDHKAAESRGYIVQLMGGELSLEEYTRYLAQFGWVYEALEERGSRDGDPAVFDPELARMAAIEADLAALGAADWRTSHPALPATVEYAAHLRSVSDDDVRYLAHHYTRYLGDLSGGQAIARLVARHYGATPEQLSFYRFDIAEDGVVRYKRGYREAMNDLALAPEQVDVLIAEVRTSFRMNSAIFEALSA from the coding sequence ATGACGATCGCCCCCACTGCCCCGGCCCGCACCGACGCCGAGCCCCTCGACGTCGCTGCGCTCGTGCGCGCGGCTTCCGCTGACGACCACAAGGCCGCAGAGTCCCGTGGCTACATCGTGCAGCTCATGGGCGGCGAGCTCTCGCTCGAGGAGTACACGCGCTACCTCGCCCAGTTCGGTTGGGTCTACGAGGCGCTCGAAGAGCGCGGCAGCCGCGACGGCGACCCGGCGGTCTTCGATCCCGAGCTCGCCCGCATGGCCGCGATCGAGGCCGACCTCGCCGCGCTCGGGGCCGCTGACTGGCGCACCTCGCACCCCGCCCTGCCCGCGACCGTCGAGTATGCCGCCCACCTGCGGTCGGTCTCCGACGACGACGTGCGTTACCTCGCGCACCACTACACGCGCTACCTCGGCGACCTCTCGGGCGGCCAGGCCATCGCCCGGCTGGTGGCACGCCACTACGGCGCCACCCCCGAGCAGCTGAGCTTCTACCGCTTCGACATCGCCGAAGACGGGGTCGTCCGTTACAAGCGCGGCTACCGCGAGGCGATGAACGATCTCGCACTGGCTCCCGAACAGGTCGATGTGCTCATCGCCGAGGTCCGCACCTCGTTCCGCATGAACAGCGCGATCTTCGAGGCGCTCTCCGCCTGA
- a CDS encoding LLM class flavin-dependent oxidoreductase, which translates to MRYGFIYTGSDPNLAVELAGLAEESGWHGFFVWEGIWATDPWATLAAAAMVTDRIKLGTMLTPVPRRRPWELAGQTMTVDRLSGGRVILSAGLGVSEAEPRFWTFEDDPGRKHRAELLDESLELMQQLWRAEPFEFEGEHYRAKRTDSMLPPAIVQEPRIPTWVVGLWPRPKSMRRVARYDGWIPNYAPPGNSPESADEQSRLFTPEIAAEAIAWIRAERERLGLGDRPFDVIQEGTTSGMDAAADAAIVQPWAEAGATWWLESDWSVPAERIEAYARARIAAGPPSV; encoded by the coding sequence ATGCGATACGGATTCATCTACACGGGCAGTGATCCGAACCTCGCGGTCGAGCTGGCAGGGCTCGCCGAGGAATCCGGGTGGCACGGCTTCTTCGTCTGGGAGGGCATCTGGGCGACCGATCCGTGGGCGACGCTCGCGGCCGCCGCCATGGTCACCGACCGCATCAAGCTCGGCACCATGCTGACGCCGGTGCCGCGCCGACGACCCTGGGAGCTCGCCGGGCAGACCATGACGGTCGACCGGCTCTCGGGCGGGCGGGTCATCCTCTCGGCGGGTCTCGGCGTCTCCGAGGCCGAGCCGCGCTTCTGGACCTTCGAAGACGACCCCGGGCGCAAGCACCGCGCAGAGTTGCTCGACGAGTCGCTCGAGCTCATGCAGCAACTGTGGCGGGCCGAGCCGTTCGAATTCGAGGGGGAGCATTACCGGGCGAAGCGCACCGACTCGATGCTGCCGCCCGCGATCGTGCAGGAGCCCCGCATCCCGACGTGGGTGGTGGGGCTGTGGCCGCGCCCGAAGTCGATGCGCCGGGTCGCCCGGTACGACGGGTGGATCCCCAACTACGCGCCGCCGGGCAATTCGCCCGAGAGTGCCGATGAGCAGTCGCGCCTCTTCACCCCCGAGATCGCAGCAGAGGCGATCGCCTGGATCCGCGCCGAGCGCGAGCGTCTGGGGCTCGGCGACCGGCCGTTCGACGTGATCCAAGAAGGCACGACGAGTGGCATGGATGCCGCGGCCGACGCCGCCATTGTGCAGCCGTGGGCCGAGGCGGGTGCGACGTGGTGGCTCGAGTCCGACTGGTCGGTGCCCGCCGAACGCATCGAGGCGTACGCGCGGGCGCGCATCGCGGCGGGGCCGCCGTCGGTCTGA
- a CDS encoding acyltransferase family protein, translating to MSISLDSEVARAAIAKRDLVVDLSRVACVLLVVVIHLLMIGVGIGPDGAIIASRPLEAQPWFAAATWAGQIMPLFFALGGFTALTAWRSLERRGGDQVDFVRGRVLRLARPALPLFLFFSVALGAATLAGVDAALLDTVATGAGSPLWFLGAFLLAQSFAPLMLRLHETAPARTMLVLFAGAVAVDAARIATGIDEIGLANLVFVWFFVQQLGFWYSDGWFRARRPVQLLGLVVLAYAVLAGVVAAGWYSPDMLVNLNPPTVPLALLGIAQVSLLTLVHRPLAALMRGKRMQAGVFFLGARAMTIYLWHLPVIIAVAGIALLVPALSPAPGSAAWWATRLIVFVVVLALVLLVSMPLSRFETASTAIPEGFRRPDAAATWTAMALTLLPAFAVMQLFLDLPIALMGAVSLSIALWLLRSRRPRNA from the coding sequence ATGAGCATTTCACTCGACTCGGAGGTCGCGCGCGCGGCCATCGCGAAGCGCGATCTCGTCGTCGATCTCTCGCGCGTCGCGTGCGTGCTGCTCGTGGTGGTCATCCATCTGCTCATGATCGGCGTCGGCATCGGGCCCGACGGGGCGATCATCGCGTCGCGCCCGCTCGAGGCCCAGCCCTGGTTCGCCGCTGCCACGTGGGCGGGCCAGATCATGCCGCTGTTCTTCGCGCTCGGCGGATTCACGGCGCTCACCGCGTGGCGCAGTCTCGAACGACGCGGCGGCGACCAGGTCGACTTCGTGCGGGGCCGCGTGCTGCGGCTCGCCCGACCGGCGCTGCCGCTCTTCCTCTTCTTCTCGGTCGCCCTCGGCGCCGCGACACTCGCCGGCGTCGATGCCGCGCTGCTCGACACGGTGGCGACGGGCGCCGGCAGCCCCCTCTGGTTCCTCGGCGCGTTCCTGCTCGCGCAGTCGTTCGCCCCCTTGATGCTGCGGCTGCACGAGACCGCACCCGCCCGCACCATGCTCGTGCTCTTCGCGGGCGCCGTGGCGGTCGATGCCGCGCGCATCGCCACCGGCATCGACGAGATCGGGCTCGCGAACCTCGTCTTCGTCTGGTTCTTCGTGCAGCAGCTCGGATTCTGGTACTCCGACGGATGGTTCAGGGCTCGCCGCCCCGTGCAGCTGCTCGGCCTCGTCGTGCTCGCCTATGCGGTGCTCGCGGGGGTCGTCGCTGCGGGCTGGTACTCCCCCGACATGCTCGTGAACCTCAACCCGCCGACCGTGCCGCTCGCGCTGCTGGGCATCGCCCAGGTGAGCCTGCTCACCCTCGTGCACCGCCCGCTCGCCGCCCTCATGCGAGGCAAGCGCATGCAGGCGGGCGTGTTCTTCCTCGGCGCCCGCGCCATGACGATCTACCTCTGGCACCTGCCGGTGATCATCGCGGTGGCCGGCATCGCCCTGCTCGTTCCTGCCCTGTCGCCCGCCCCGGGCAGCGCCGCCTGGTGGGCGACGCGACTGATCGTGTTCGTCGTCGTGCTGGCGCTCGTGCTGCTCGTCTCGATGCCGCTCTCGCGGTTCGAGACTGCATCGACGGCCATTCCCGAGGGCTTCCGGCGTCCGGATGCCGCGGCGACATGGACGGCGATGGCGCTCACCCTGCTCCCCGCATTCGCCGTCATGCAGCTCTTCCTCGATCTGCCGATCGCCCTGATGGGCGCCGTTTCGCTCTCGATCGCCCTCTGGCTGCTCCGAAGCCGACGCCCGCGAAACGCCTAG